The following nucleotide sequence is from Salinigranum halophilum.
CGACTTCGACGACGGTGAAGTCGCGGTCGCCCGTGAGGAACTTCCCCACCTCCTCGGGCGAGCCGACCGTCGCGGAGAGGCCGATGCGCTGGAACCGCCCCGAGAGCAGTCCGAGTCGCTCCAGTCCGACCGAGAGCTGTGCGCCCCGCTTCGACGAGGCGAGTTCGTGGACCTCGTCGACGACCACGTGCGAGACGTCCGAGAGTGCCCGTCGGAGTTTCTCCCCCGTCAGCATCGCCTGCAGCGTCTCAGGCGTCGTCACCAGCACGTCCGGCGGGTCGTTCGCCTGCTTCGTCCGCTGGTACCGCGTGGTGTCGCCGTGGCGGACGTCGACCGCCACCCCCAGCTTCTCGCCCCACCACTCCAGCCGGTCGCGCATGTCGCGGTTCAGGGCTCTCAGGGGCGTGATGTACAGTGCCGAGATGCCCTCGCGTTCCTCCTCACTCATCGCACAGATGTCCGAGAACACCGGCAGCATCGCCGTCTCGGTCTTCCCCGTGCCGGTGGGCGCGATGACGAGGGCGTTCCGTCCCGAAGCCAGTGGGGGAATCGCCCGCCGCTGTGGCTCCGTCGGCGTCGTGAACCCCCGCTCGGAGAGTGCGCTCCGCACCTGCGCGTGGAGGTGGGTGAACGCGTCGAGTCCCTCGCTCTCGGCCGGGGGACTGGTCATGGCTCGGCTAGCGACGCGAGTGGATTAAGCGACTCGCTTTCGCCACTCACGCCCCCGACACGGGCGCAGACGGTGGGCTCTTGACCCTCCCTGTCGAGTGCGACGTATGGACGTCGAGGTCGACTACCCGCGACTGTACTGGCTCTCGTTCGCCGTCGCCGGACTTGTCACGCTCCTCCGGGCCGTCGTCATGGGACTCTCGCAGGTGACGCTCCAGACGCTCGTCCTGCTCGTCGTCGGGATGGTCGTCCTCGGGACGGCCGTACGCGGACTGAAAGACCCCGCCGCGTCCGGGGCACCGACGGAGCCGACGCCGCTGCTCGTCGTCGCCGTGCTCGCCGCGACGGTCTACTCGCTGTTCACGCTGGCGACGATCCTCTAGGTCACACCCGACGGTAGTGTCCCAGCCGCGTCCCGTCGAGCAGGTACAGTTCGCCGTCGGGGAGCGCCTCGGGGAGGAACGGCGAGAGGAAGTCCTGCCCGTCGACGTTGACCCACGTGCCGCCCGAGCGGTCGTTGAACGCCGGGACGACGACGAGTTCGGTCGCTCCGTGTCCCGCCCCCGTGTCGGCGTCGACATCGACGTCGACGTGGCCCGTGAACGCGGTGGGGTCGAGACGACCACGAAGCCAGGCCCGCTCGACTCTGCTCCCGCCGACCTCGTCCGCCAGTTTCACCGTGGGGTGTTCGTGGGCCGTGCAGACCACGTCCGCGCGCAGGACGTCGCTCGCCGGCCAGGTGTGGCCGTGGACGAACCCGACCGGGCCGAGCCGAACGCCGCCCGAGCCGACGACTTCCAGGTCGACCCCCCGCCTCGCGACCGTGTCGGCGACGCCGCCGTCGTGGTTGCCGGGGACGAGCGTCATCGGAACCCGGTCGGTCACCCGGTCGACGACCGTCACGAGTTCGTCGACTTCGTCACCGTCGGGTGGGCCGATGCGGTGGACGAGGTCACCCAGCACGAGGAGTCTGTCGGGCCGCGTCCGGTCGAGCAGTCGCTCCAGTCGGGCCAGGCGGACGTCCGCCGCGCTCTCCAGTTCGACGCCGCGCTCGTAGCGCAGGCCGACCTCGATGCCGGCGTGGTAGTCGGCGACGACGAGGACGCGCTCCCCGTCGGTTCGCGCGACCGCTGCCGGTTCGCCGGGAACCGGTTCGACGCGCGCCCGCCGAGACATTCAGATGGCCTTCAGCGAGTCTTCGGTCGGCTCGTAACACTGCCCGCTCATCAGCGCGCTCTGGATGGCGTCCTCGACTGCCTCGGGGTCCGCCCCGTACTCGTCGACCACGTGCGCCACGACGGCCTCCCGGGAGGCCCCGTCGCCGTCGTCGAGGGCGTCCATCGCCTCGACGGCGACGGCCTCGAGGTCGACATCGGCACCCGCCTCGTCGTCGCCGGCGTCGACTGCTTCCGTCTCGTCCGCGGCGGCGTCCGTCTCGCCGGCCACGGTCGCAGGGTCGGGTTCGCTCGCCTCTGGCGCGGCGGCGTCCGTCGCCGCCTCGCTCGGTGATGCTGCTTCGCTCGGGGCGCTCTCGTCGCGTTCGGCCTCCAGTTCGTCGACGGAGGGGACGTCGATGTCCGCTTCGCCCGCCGGGGCGACCTCGCTCCCCGTCGCGAACTCGGTGCCGAACTCCGCTTCGATCTGTGCGCGTTCCTCCGCGTCGAGTTCGTACATCCCGTCGTCGCCCGCCTCGCCAGCGTCACCACCGTCGTCGGTCCCGTCGGTGCCGGACTCTGATTCGACCGTCAGGTCGTCTGTAGCGTCGGTGTCTCCCGTCTGTGTCTCGGCCGTCTCCGTCGGGGGAGCCGTCGCTCCTGCGTCGAAGTCACCGAGTTCGTCCGTGGAGGGACCGGTCTCGTCGGTGCCGCCCGCATCGAAATCGCCGAGTTCGTCGTCGGTCGACGCCCCCGATTCGGTCGGTGCCGTCGGCTCGGACGACGCAGCAGCCTCGCTCGACACTGTCGACGTCGGAGCGTCCGTCTCCGACGTGGCGGTCTCGGCTTCGGGGTCGCTCGACGGCTCCTCGCTGGCACTCGTCTCTGTGGTCGAGGCCGGCGACGCGGTCGACGTCGTCTCCGGTTCACGGGTGTCGGTCGTGTCGGCCGCGTCGACAGTCGGTTCGGCCGTCTCGGGAGCGGCCGCTGTCGCAGACGGCTCCTCGTCGAACTCGGGGATCGACTCGGCCTCCTCTGCGGCGTCCGGCGCGGCTGCGGTCTGCTCGTCGGTCGCGTCGACCTGGGCCGGCTCCGCGGTGTCTGTGTCCGACGCCGCGGCCTCCGGACTCGCGGGTGCTGCCGCGTCGTCCTCGTCGGACACAGCGAGGTCGAGGTCGGCAGCCAGGTCGCCGAGGTCGACGTCCGCACCGGTGTCACCGGGTTCGACTCCGAGTGCGCGGACGCTGTCGCGGTCGTCCGCCACGACTTCGAGGGCGTCGAGCGCGAGTCGACGGAGTGCGGCGAGGTAGCCCGGCGTGGTCCCGTAGTGGTCGATGGCGAGCGGAACGCCCTTCGCGAGCGCCTCGTCGACGCCCGCACCGAGGAGCGCCTCGCTGAGGTCGCCCCCGCGCAGGCCCGACCGAAGCGCGGCAGCCATGACGCCGACCCGGTCGAGCGTCGCCTCGGCGGTCGAGACGGTCCACCGGTCGCGCGTGTCGGCGTCGACGCGGCTCATCGACTCCGGGCGGACGGAGGTGAAGACGCGGTCGGAGTCGTCCGGCTGAAACGTCCGGGCTTTCCCCGAGAGCGCGACGAACGCCGGTGGCGACGCCCGGTCGAGGAACGCCATCTCGTCGGGCTGGTACTGTCCGGCGTAGCTGACGAACGCGCCCGTCGGGTCGACGATTCGCCCCCGAAGGACGTCGTCGTTGACCGGTTCGACCTCGGTCAGGACGCCGACGGCGAACAGCCGGTTGACCCGCGCCCCGGTCGGCGTCACGACGTAGTTCGGCGCGCGCTCCTCGTCGGATTCGGAGTACGAGAAGGAGGCGTCGTCGAACTCGGCGGCGAACAGTCGGTAGGCGATCTCGCGGCTCGGCCGGCTCTCGTCGGCCTCGTTCGCGCTCATGCGGACACCTCCTCGGGGTCGTCGTCGACCGCATCCAGCACGTCGCGCGCCCGCGTCGCCGGGTCGTCGGCGGACTCGGCGAACTCGTCGGCGTCGAGGTTGGCACCGTAGTCGTCCACCGAGAGGTTCCCGCGGACCCGGTACTCCCTGCCGACGAGGCGGTCGCGGATGCGGTCGGCGACGACTTCCTTGTCCATCGCCTCGCGGGCCTGTTCGCGCGCCTCGGCCATCGTCCCACCGTACACCTCCTCGGTGAGGTCACGGTCGAGCACGACGGTGACGGTGCCGCTCCCGTCGTCGAGGATGGCCTTCACCCGCATGTCGTCCTCGCCGTCGACGTCGCCGTGCGTGCGACACTGGCCGTTCTGGACGACCCGGCCACACTCGGGACAGCGCTCGATGAGACCCGAGCCGTCGCGCACTTCGAGGAGGTTGCCGACGACCTCGACGTCGAACATCCCGCCGGAGGTGACGGCCTCACGAACCGATAGCTGTGGGGCCGAATCGCGAACCGAGACCGGCTCCGAGAGCGGCGTCACGGTCGTGAACTCGGAGAGGTTCACCGAGGGGACGCCCCGGAACTCGCGGACGTAGACGCCCTCGATTCGGACGCTCGCCCCCTCGGAGAGCCCCTCGCGCGGCTCCCAGTCGGTGAAGGGCAGGCGTCCCGACGCGTCGCCGAGGACGCCCGAGAGGATGTCTGTCTCGCCGTTGCGGCCGTTGATCGTCTTCGACTCGACCTCGACGACGCGCACCTCGACGGTCCGGCCGCGGTCGCCGGGTTCGAGGTCGGCGAGGGCGGCCTCGCCGCCGATGTCGTCGTCGTAGGGGGTCTCGACGGTCTCGTTCGCCATCGCCACCGTCGTCGAACTCCCCAGGTTGAGTTCGGGCTTGCCGTCCCACTCGCGGACGCCCGCGTTGCCGACGGTGACGGAGTCCCCGGGCTCGAAGCCGAAGTCCTCCCACGAGGTGTACGATATCGTCCCGGTCGCGTCCGCGAGTTCTCCCTCGCGGATGACCTGTTCGTCGCCCTGATACTGAATCGAGCGCGTCCCGACAGTGAGCACGCGGGCGGTGACCGTCACGTTCCCGTCCTCGGTCGTGATCGACCCGACCTCTTTCGTCGACGGGGCCGACGGAGAACTCCCGGTGTCGCCGCCGTGTTTCCGCCGGACGCTCTGTTTCGCTTCCTCGATGGGGACGCTGTACTGGAGCAGGTTCTGCAGGTCCGCTTTGACCTCCGCTTTGTCGACGCCGAGGGCGGAGGCGAGCTCCTCGGCATGGTCGTCGATGTTCATCGGGAAGAGGTATGGGCGGGCTGGCTTAAAAGCGTTCGACGCGTTCGGCGTGAGCGGTCAACAGGTCGGCGGCGGGTCGACCGTCTGCCGCATCGTTCGAATCGTCACCGCGTCGGTGTCCTCGACGTACACCTGGAGGTACTCGACACTCTCGCAGTTCGTCACCTGCCACTCCCGTTCGGCCCGCTCTCGGCCGTCGACGGTCGCGACGACCGAGTACACACCCTGCGTCTCGATGGGGTTGTCGACGTCCGCCGCGGCACCGGGACCGAGGTCACGCCGCTCGTCGACGAGCACCTCCCCGTCGCGACTGACGGTGATACCGACCCGGTGTCGCTCGTCGCCGTCGTTCCACAGGACGAACCAGCCGAGGTGCGGGGCGGGCGCCGGGCCCTGTGCCGACGGCGTCTCCCCGTGGGTCGTCGTCGCTGTCGGACTGTGCGGACTCCGACGCTGCGTCTCGCGTCGGCCGTCCGTCGTCGTCGCTGTCGCCGACGCTCCCGGGACGTTGCGGCTGCATCCTGCTACGACAGCGAGCACGCCGGCACACAGCGCGAGGTTGTCGCGTCGTCGCATGTGGGTCAAAAGACAACTGAGAGACAAGTCACTGTCGCCGTGTGCCGACCCGAGTGCGCTCCACACCGGTCGTCCGTATGGCGCTGCGGCTCGCTTTCCGGACCCGATAGTTAAGTACTGGGCCCACGCACCGAACGCTATGACAGACGAAGACGTCGAGTTCACGGTGGAGATCGTCGACGGCGAGACGCTGATCGAGATGACGGGCGACCGTGACACGGCCGTCGTCGTCTACTCCGACTCGGGCGAGCGTATCTACCTCCCGCCGGAGGACTTCGAGCGCCCGCCGGAGACGAGCGACAGTCCGTACCGGTCCGCACGCAGCGACAGTCCGTATCAGGCCGCACGCAACGACAGCCCGTATCAGTCCGCGCGCAACGACAGCCCCTACCAGTCTGCCCGCGACGACAGCCCGTATCAGTCCGCGCGTCAGCAGTTCCCCGAGGAGGGCATGCGGTCGACCCGAGACGGCTACGCCATCCGCCACCCCGAGGCCGTCACGGACGTTCGGGTTCTGCGGTAACACCGGCATCTTCTCCGGCCTCCTCGCTCACGACTCCGCGTCGGTCACACGAACGGCGTCGTTCTGGTCGCCTGTCGTCGGTGCGGTCCGCCACCGGTTCGACGACCGTCTCAGGCGATGCGCTCGTAGAAGTCGAGGTGTTCGTCGACGACAGTGTCCCAGGTCCGCGGCTCGTACTCGAGCGGCCCGTCGAGCGACAGGCCGTGCTCGATCGCGTCGGCGAGCGAGCCCGAGTCGACCTCGGCGGGGACGACGCAGGACTCGGGGATGACCTCCGCGGCCCCGCACTCGGTGGCGACGACACGCGTCCCCACTGAGAGCGCCTCGGTGATGGTGATGCCGAACGGCTCCGACAGCGACGGGGAGACGAACAGGTCAGCCGAGGCGTAGTAGTCGCCGAGGTACTGCTCTTCGACGAAGCCCGCCCACTCGATCTGGTCTTCGACGCCGAGGAGTTCGGCGAACTTCTTCAACTGGTCGGTGAGGTGGCCGCTCCCGCCCATCACGAGCGTGACGTCGTCCCGGCGGAGCTTGTCCATCGCGTAGATGAGGTGTGAGAGCCCCTTCTGGTCGGTGTGTCGTCCCACGTAGAAGAGCATCTTCCCGTCGATGCCCAGCTCGTCTTTGATGTCGCGACCCGTCGGCTCGACGGTCGAGAAGCCGTTGTGGATGACCTCCGACTCGCCGCCGTACTCGGCTTGTACCTTGCGGGCGGTGATGTGGCTCACGGCGATGAGTTCGTCACAGCGCTCGACGACGCGCCGTTCGGTCTCGACCTCGCGCTGCGGCGGGTCGATGTTTCGGTCCGACGAGAGTGAGTGGAACGTCGTCACCCACGTCGCGTCGGTGTTGTTCATCGCACGCGACCCCGGCCCGTAGCCGAACCAGTCGTGGGTGTGGATGATGTCTTTCCCCTCGGCGCGGTTGGCGAACTCGGCGGAGAGGCGGCCGATGCGGGTGATGATGTCGCCGTCGCCCGTCGGGACGCCGATGATGTTGTCACGTCCCTCGGGCGCGTACTCCCCGGGCAGGACGAGTTCGATGTCTACGCCTCGGTCGAGGAAGCGCTCGAACATCTCGCCGACGAACGTGTCGAGGCCGCCGGTCACGTTTGGCGGGTACCCCCAGCCGAGCCAGAGTACTTTGAGCGACATGATTGCCACAACCTTCCGGGAGCCAGTATATAATTCATGGCGGTGGGTACGGCCGTGAGTAGTGGCCCGGCTGAGAGACGGGAAAGAGCGACCGAAGCGTTCGAAACGCTCCGCCACTGGTTTCGTTCCTCGTGCTGGGCTGGCAGGTGGACGAGGTGTCTCGCCGACCGAGTGAGTGGTCTCTTTCGAAGCTACGGTCGTCACTCGGCTGCGGACCCGAACCGCACGGGGACCGACTCGGCGCCAGGGTGGTGAGACCGCGAGCCTCCCCAGCCGATTCGCTCCCTCCCGGCGGTCGCCCATCCCTCGCGCGTGCGTCGCGCGGACAGAGCCGCACGACGTCACGCACCACCGCACCGGGCCGACCCGTGATAGCCGGGACGGGACGGGGCCGTGGGTCGTCGCGTCCCGTGTCGACCGACGGCCGTTCGACGAAAAGTAGTTCACGCCCCCCCGACACTCGACGGTATGGACGTCGTCGTCAACGCCGCGATGAGCGTCGACGGGAAGCTCTCCACCCGACGGCGCGAACAGCTGAAGATCAGCGGTGAGGCAGACTTCGACCGTGTCGACCGCCTCCGCGCCGCCGCCGACGCGGTCATGGTCGGCGTCGGGACCGTACTCGCGGACGACCCACACCTCACGCTGGACGACGACGACCGACGCGTGCACCGGCTTCGGAACGGTCGCCCCGGAAACCCCGCCCGAGTCGTGGCCGACTCGCGTGGTCGAACGCCGCTCGATGCGCGCATCCTCGACGACGCAGCCGGGACGCACCTCCTCGTGACCGACGCCGCCAGCGAGTCACGGCGGGAGGCGCTCGCCGGCGTGGGCGACCACGTGCGCGTGCACCGCGTCGACGAAGACGAGTCGGGACATGTCGACCTCGGTGTCGGTCTCGCGGCCCTCGAATCGGCGGGCATCGACCGGCTCATGGTCGAAGGCGGCGGCGAACTCATCTCGTCGCTCTTCGGTGCCTCGCTAGTCGACGAACTCTCGGTCTACGTCGGGTCACTCGTGGTGGGCGGACGGGACGCGCCGACGCTCGTCGACGGCGAGGGGTTCGTCGACGCGTTCCCACGCCTCGACCTCCGGGACGTCGAACGGCTCGACGACGGTGTGGTGCTGCGGTACGACGTGGTGTGAGAGAAGGCGACACCCGAACCCGACGCTCGCGGCTGTGCGGTCGCACGACACGCCGTCTCAACTGTTAAGAAGGTCGCGCCGCAACTGGGGATATGAGTACTGCACAGCCCAGCGAGCCGATCCACGTGAAGAGCAAAGCACACCTCGACGAACTCGTCGCTGAACACGACGTCGTCCTCGCGGACTTCTACGCCGACTGGTGCGGCCCGTGCAAGATGCTCGAACCGACCGTCGCGGAGATCGCGGCCGAGACCGAGGTGGCCGTGGTGAAGGTAGACATCGACGAACTGCAGGACCTCGCCCGCGACGCCGGGGTGCGGAGCGTCCCGACGCTCCAGTTCTACGCCCACGGGGAGGAGGCGAAGCGGCTCATCGGCGTGCAGGACAAAGACGCCCTGCTCGACGTCATCGCGGAACTCGCGTAAGTTGATTCTGCGGTCGGCCCCGCTCGTCACGTGTTAGTGACGACTCACTGAATCCGTGCGTAGCGTGTCTGGTGGTCCGCCTCGGTGGCGTGTGCCTGAGAGAGCCGACGGGCCTCCGCGTTCGTCTGCGTGAGCGATTCGAACGCACAGTCGTGGCAGACGACGTGGTAGGTCTGTCGTTCCTGAGAGAGCATGTCTCCACGCAGACACGCCAACCTGTTAAGTACGCGGAGCGTTCGCGAGCTAAACCACCGGATTCAGCGGCTTAACCGGCCACTAAAGGGGTTCAGAACGGGACGTCGGAGAGGTCCGGCCGCTCCGTGTCGTCGAACCCGTACCCGGTCGAAGCGTGGACCTCGCTGAGTTCGTCGAACTCCATCACCATCCGCGACTTGAGCGCCTGGATGGTCATCGGCGAGATTCCGCAGCCGGAGCACGCGCCGGCGAGCGTAATCCACACCTCGCCGGTGTCCTCGTCGAGCGCGTCGATACCGGCCGTGCCACCGTGCATCGCGATCTGTGGGAAGTTCCGGTTCATGAACCGCTCGAGCCGTCGTTCGAGCGGCTCCGCGTCAGCGGTGGAGTCCATGCCGCATTACGGGGGTGCAGAGGATATAGCGCTTACTCGTCCCGCCGCTCGCACGCCGTGGCAGCGAGGGCTTTTAAATTCGGAGGTGGTACGCCTCGCTATGATATCACTCGACGAAGCGGTCACAGCTCGCCTCGAATCCCACGGCGCGCGGTTCGAGGTCCTCATCGACCCCGACGCCGCCCTCGCCATCAAGCGCGGGGAGTTCGACGGCGACCTCGAGGAGGTCATCGCCGCCGAGGACGTCTTCGAGGACGCCTCACGCGGTGACCGCCCGGCGGAGGCGGACCTGAAGAAGGTGTTCGAGACGACAGACCCGATGAGCATCATCCCCGAAGTCGTCAAACGCGGGGAGATCCAGATCACGGCCGACCAGCGCCGAGAGATGCAAGAGCAGAAGCGTCGCCAGCTCATCGACCGCATCGCGCGCAACGCGGTCAACCCTCAGATGGACGACGCGCCGCACCCGCCGGACCGCATCGAACGCGCCCTCGAAGAGGCCGGCTTCCGCGTCGACCCGATGGAGCCCATCGAGACCCAGGTCGACGACGCCCTGGAGGCGCTCCGGCCGGTGATTCCCATCCGATTCTCGGAGGTCACCATCGCCGTCCAGGTCCCCGCGGACAGGGCGGGGAGCGCACAGGCGCGCATCCGGCAGTTCGGCGACCTCGAACGCGAGGAGTGGCAGAGCGACGGGTCGTGGGTCGGCGTCCTCACGTTCCCCGCCGGGATGCAGAACGACTTCTACGACCTCGTGAACGACGTCACGAGCGGCGAGGCCGAGACACGCATCGTCAAGGACAAAGACGACCTGAACGTCCGCTGAGACGCCGCACGGACGGCTATCCCTTCTTGAAGCCGACGAGGAAGCCACCGGTGAAGCCCGCCGACACCGACAGCGTCGACAGGATGGTCATCGCCCAGTCCGGCGGTGTCCCCGACGTCGCGGCCTCCCCCGTACTGAGCATCCCCGCGGTCAGCCGTTCCCAGTCCACGGTGATAATCTGCCGCGACTCGAGGAACTTGAACAGAGCGAGTTCGAGACCGATGATGATGGCGATGACCTTCGCGACCTTCTTGGCCGCGAAGCCGATGATGCCGCCGACGAGCGCCCCGCTCCCCAGTTCGAGCCCGAGTTGCTGGAGGTTGATGTCGACCATAGCGCCACATCGCGCGGGTCGGCATAAGTCGTTTGTGGAGACCTGTCTGTAGGCGTATATTTCTTCCACCCTCTCTCTGACACGAGGTAACATACAATACCGCCGAGCATCAACACGCGGGCATGGAGGTGTGACCGACCCATCACGTTCGCCCGCCCGCTTAAGCCGTTCGACGGCCAATCCCCGATAACAGTGCTGGAACACACCGTGGAGGCTGTGCGATGAGCCGGGACGCCATCGTCGCCAAACGCGTGGATACGGGGACAGCCGACCTCACCGAGATCTGCGACCTCGCGCGCGCGGCTGGCTACGACGTCGTCGGCGAACTCACGCAGTCACGCGAGGAGGACGCCGCGTACATGTTCGGCGAGGGGAAGGTCGACGAACTCGCCGCGCTCGTCGTCGAGACGGGTGCCGACGTGGTCGTCGTCGACAACCGAGTCGGACCGTATCAGCTGTACAACATCGGCTCGAAGCTCCCGGACGAGGTCGAGGTCGTCGACCGGTTCACGCTCATCCTCGACATCTTCGGGCAGCGTGCCCACACCAAGAAGGCGCAGTTGCAGGTCGAACTCGCCGAACTCCGGTACGAACTCCCCCGGGCGGAGGCGAAAGCCTCGCTCGCAAAGCGCGACGAGCGGCCCGGGTTCATGGGGCTCGGCGAGTACGACGAGAGCCGAGAGCAGGACATCAAGGCCCAGATCGCCCGCATCAAACGCGAACTGGACGCCATCGCGGAGAAAGAAGAGACCCGACGCGAGGAGCGCCGCGAGTCCGGCTTCGACCTCGTCGCACTCGCGGGCTACACCAACGCGGGGAAGTCGACGCTGATGCGGCAACTCGCCGCGGACCTCTCGGTCGACGAGAACGAGGACCTCCACCCGGACCTCGACCCCACCGCGGAGTCGGAAGACAGGCTGTTCACCACCCTCGGAACCACCACTCGTCGAGCCGACACGGGGACGAGGGACGTCCTCTTGACCGACACGGTCGGGTTCATATCGAACCTCCCCCACTGGCTCGTCGAGTCGTTCAAGTCGACGCTCGATTCCGTGTATCGAGCCGACCTCGTCCTGCTCGTCGTCGACGCCTCCGAGTCGACTGAGGAGATGCGCGAGAAGCTCGTCACCTGTCACGACACGCTGTACGAGCGCAACGAGGCCCCCATCGTCACCGTGTTGAACAAGGTCGACAAGGTCGACGAGAGCGAGTTAGAAGAGAAGAAGCGCGCCCTCTCGGCGCTCGCGCCAAACCCCGTCGTCGTCTCGGGATTGACCGGCGAGAACATCGGCGAACTGACGGCGAGAATCGAGGCCGAACTCCCCGACTGGCAGCACGAGCGCCTCCTCCTCCCGATGACCGACGACACGATGAGCCTCGTCTCGTGGGTCCACGACCACGGCCACGTCGAGCGCGAGGAGTACGACGGCGACTCCGTCACGCTGGAGTTCGAGGCGCGCCCCGCCGTCGTCGAGAAGGCGCGGGCGAAAGCCGGCGACCTCGCCGCAGTCGAGTCGGCCTGACCCGTTCTCGCGCCCTCGGTCGCTCACTGTGAGAGTCGGGCGTCGCCGCTCGCTGGCAGCACCCGGCCCGGTCACCAGGTCGAGGTGCGGCGTGTTCTCCCTCACGCTCCCGCTCGACCACTCACTCGTCGCGTTCTCGTTTCTCCTTCTGGACCACGTGGACGTCCGTGATGTGCGTGTCGGGGTACTGTCCTGCCTCGTTCTTCTCTGCGGCCTTCACCATATCCCAGACGACGTTCAGTCCCGTCGTCACGCCCTCCAGCGCCTCCATCTCACAGCCGGTCTTCCCGGTGGTCTCGACGGCGACGGTGAGCACGATTCGGTCCGTCTCCACCCGGAAGTCGGTGTCGACGTTCGTGATCGGGATCTGATGGCACATCGGGATGGTCTCCCAGGTGTGTTTCACCGCCTGGACCGCCCCCACGCGAGCCGTCGCGAGGACGTCGCCCTTCCCGATGTCGTCGGCGCGGACGGCGTCGAGAGTCGACGGCTGGAGGTGGATCGTCCCCCGTGCGACCGCACGTCTGTCCGAGTCGGGCTTCGAGCCGACGTCGACCATCTGGACGTTACCCTCCTCGTCGGTGTGCGTGAGTTCCTCGCCCGTGTCGGTCGCCCGGGGGTCCTCACCGGTCGGGGCGTCGTCCGGGTCACTCATCTCGCCCACCCCACATCGCCGCAGGGACCGCAGCGAGGAGGTCCGTCGCGACCAGGCCGAACCCGTTGTCCTCGACGACCCGGTCGCCGGCCAGCCCGTTCACGTAAGCGGCGATGGCCGCCGCGTCGAGCGGGCCCTGCGTACAGCAGAGCGCCCCCGTGACGCCCGCCAGGACGTCACCGGTCCCCCCGACGGTCATCCCTGGGTTGCCCGTTCGGTTGACCCTGGTCTCGGAGCCGTCGCTGACGACGTCGTACGCGCCCTTCACCAGCAGCGTGTGACCGAGTTCGCCGGCGAACGATTCCACGAGCGCGCGCCGTTCGCGCCAGTCCTCCGAAGTCGAACCACCCATCTCCCGTAACTCGCCCTGGTGGGGGGTACAGACGAGCGTCGCCGCCGTGTCCACGTCGGGAACGACCTGCAACGCGTCGGCGTCGACGACGGCCCGGCCGTCGTATCTCGCGAGAAAATCCCCGACCGCATCGAGCGTCCGCTCGTCGGAGCCGAGGCCCGGCCCGAAGACGACGACGTCGTGTTCGGCTGCCCGCCGGAGCAGTCCGTCGACGTGGTCCGGCTCGAGCACCTGTCCCTCGAAGGGGACGAGGATGAAGTTCTCGCTGTACGCCTGAATCTCGCGGGCGACTGCCTCGGGACAGGCCACGCGGACGAGGTCCGCGCCCGCGCGGAGCGCCGCGCCCGCGGCGAGGGCCGGCGCGCCGGTGTAGGGGCCGCCACCGACGACCAGTACCTCGCCGTGGTCCCCCTTGTGCGACTGGGGGTCGCGAGAGAGTGCGAGCAGGTCACCCGGCCCGGTGAACGTCTCGGCGGCGGCGGGGATACCGATGTCCGCGACGTGTACCTTGGCATCGAGGCTCGACAGCCCGGGCTTCTCGTCGTGGAACGTGACGACGTGGTCGGCGTCGACGGCGATTCCCGCTGCGTCACCGGTATCCGCATCGACGCCGGACGGAACGTCGACGGCGACGACCGTCGCGTC
It contains:
- the moaC gene encoding cyclic pyranopterin monophosphate synthase MoaC, which translates into the protein MSDPDDAPTGEDPRATDTGEELTHTDEEGNVQMVDVGSKPDSDRRAVARGTIHLQPSTLDAVRADDIGKGDVLATARVGAVQAVKHTWETIPMCHQIPITNVDTDFRVETDRIVLTVAVETTGKTGCEMEALEGVTTGLNVVWDMVKAAEKNEAGQYPDTHITDVHVVQKEKRERDE
- a CDS encoding FUN14 domain-containing protein; this translates as MVDINLQQLGLELGSGALVGGIIGFAAKKVAKVIAIIIGLELALFKFLESRQIITVDWERLTAGMLSTGEAATSGTPPDWAMTILSTLSVSAGFTGGFLVGFKKG
- a CDS encoding NAD(P)H-hydrate dehydratase — translated: MITARRMAAVDANAAALGVPRKQLMESSGNAVARVVREVAGGADADDATEVAVVAGRGNNGGDAFVAVRFLDGFDTRTHLLGRPETISTDIARENYEALVEAEYDVETVSDSRALDLDDPDVVVDAMLGTGVTGALREPEAAAAEAINATDATVVAVDVPSGVDADTGDAAGIAVDADHVVTFHDEKPGLSSLDAKVHVADIGIPAAAETFTGPGDLLALSRDPQSHKGDHGEVLVVGGGPYTGAPALAAGAALRAGADLVRVACPEAVAREIQAYSENFILVPFEGQVLEPDHVDGLLRRAAEHDVVVFGPGLGSDERTLDAVGDFLARYDGRAVVDADALQVVPDVDTAATLVCTPHQGELREMGGSTSEDWRERRALVESFAGELGHTLLVKGAYDVVSDGSETRVNRTGNPGMTVGGTGDVLAGVTGALCCTQGPLDAAAIAAYVNGLAGDRVVEDNGFGLVATDLLAAVPAAMWGGRDE
- the hflX gene encoding GTPase HflX, with the translated sequence MSRDAIVAKRVDTGTADLTEICDLARAAGYDVVGELTQSREEDAAYMFGEGKVDELAALVVETGADVVVVDNRVGPYQLYNIGSKLPDEVEVVDRFTLILDIFGQRAHTKKAQLQVELAELRYELPRAEAKASLAKRDERPGFMGLGEYDESREQDIKAQIARIKRELDAIAEKEETRREERRESGFDLVALAGYTNAGKSTLMRQLAADLSVDENEDLHPDLDPTAESEDRLFTTLGTTTRRADTGTRDVLLTDTVGFISNLPHWLVESFKSTLDSVYRADLVLLVVDASESTEEMREKLVTCHDTLYERNEAPIVTVLNKVDKVDESELEEKKRALSALAPNPVVVSGLTGENIGELTARIEAELPDWQHERLLLPMTDDTMSLVSWVHDHGHVEREEYDGDSVTLEFEARPAVVEKARAKAGDLAAVESA